In the genome of Haemophilus pittmaniae, one region contains:
- the odhB gene encoding 2-oxoglutarate dehydrogenase complex dihydrolipoyllysine-residue succinyltransferase, with amino-acid sequence MTIDILVPDLPESVADATVATWHKKVGEAVKRDEVLVEIETDKVVLEVPALSDGVLADILQDEGATVVSKQVLGVLSTLQAGDISSIGPKDTNEPTPSDRQQAAIENSHSHADDQGPAIRRLLAANNLNAEDIRGTGVGGRLTREDVEREITRREQASVKQNIATEHNTISTVAYQSRSEKRVPMTRLRKRIAERLLEAKNSTAMLTTFNEVDMQPIMTLRKTYGEKFEKQHGVRLGFMSFYIKAVVEALKRYPEVNASIDDNDVVYHNYFDVSIAVSTPRGLVTPVLRDCDKLSMADIEKNIKQLAEKGRDGKLTVEDLTGGNFTITNGGVFGSLMSTPIINPPQSAILGMHAIKERPIALNGEVVIRPMMYLALSYDHRLIDGRESVGFLVTIKELLEDPTRLLLEI; translated from the coding sequence ATGACAATCGATATTTTAGTTCCTGATTTACCGGAATCTGTAGCGGACGCAACAGTCGCAACCTGGCACAAAAAAGTAGGAGAGGCGGTAAAACGTGATGAAGTTCTAGTTGAAATTGAAACCGATAAAGTTGTTCTAGAAGTGCCGGCACTTAGTGATGGCGTATTAGCTGATATTCTCCAGGATGAAGGTGCTACAGTAGTGAGCAAACAGGTGCTTGGCGTTCTTTCGACTCTACAGGCGGGAGATATTAGTTCAATTGGGCCGAAAGATACAAATGAGCCGACACCATCGGATCGTCAACAGGCGGCGATTGAAAATAGCCATAGCCATGCCGACGATCAAGGTCCGGCAATCCGTAGGTTATTAGCGGCAAATAATTTAAATGCTGAGGATATTCGAGGAACTGGCGTAGGTGGTCGTTTAACCCGTGAAGATGTAGAACGGGAAATTACAAGACGTGAGCAAGCTAGCGTTAAACAAAATATTGCAACGGAACACAATACGATCAGTACTGTTGCGTATCAGTCACGTAGTGAAAAACGTGTACCTATGACAAGGTTACGTAAACGTATTGCGGAGCGTTTGTTAGAAGCTAAAAATAGTACGGCGATGTTAACAACCTTCAATGAAGTTGATATGCAGCCTATTATGACATTACGTAAAACCTATGGTGAAAAATTTGAAAAACAACATGGTGTGCGTTTGGGTTTTATGTCTTTTTATATTAAAGCCGTTGTGGAAGCTTTGAAACGTTACCCAGAAGTTAATGCTTCTATTGATGATAATGATGTGGTTTACCATAATTACTTTGATGTTAGTATCGCGGTTTCTACGCCGCGAGGTTTGGTTACTCCGGTATTGCGTGATTGCGATAAGCTAAGCATGGCGGATATTGAGAAAAATATCAAACAGCTTGCTGAAAAAGGACGGGACGGAAAATTAACCGTTGAAGATTTAACCGGAGGTAACTTCACTATCACCAATGGTGGTGTATTTGGTTCTTTAATGTCCACACCTATCATTAATCCACCACAAAGTGCGATTTTAGGTATGCATGCAATAAAAGAACGCCCAATAGCGTTAAATGGAGAAGTAGTGATTCGTCCGATGATGTATTTGGCTTTATCTTATGATCACCGTTTGATTGATGGGCGTGAATCCGTTGGTTTCTTGGTCACAATCAAAGAACTTTTAGAAGATCCAACACGCTTATTATTGGAAATCTAG
- a CDS encoding ComEA family DNA-binding protein: MKSLKSLLTLSALALAVSGSALATNNPLTVVKDNAMSEAKTTLQSNVDSTKDSVAAKSKALKESSVADKNALTKKVDSVKEKVQSVKENAKATDGASVKETMQKKADDAKAKAKEKVNDTQEKIKKSAKVNVNNADAATLQKLSGIGEKKAQAIIDYRNKVGKIKNVAELSKIDGLGETTIEKITPYLTF; the protein is encoded by the coding sequence ATGAAATCATTAAAATCATTATTAACGTTATCTGCTTTGGCTCTTGCTGTTTCCGGTAGTGCTTTAGCAACAAATAACCCATTAACGGTAGTCAAAGATAATGCAATGAGCGAGGCAAAAACTACGCTTCAAAGCAATGTTGATTCGACGAAAGATAGCGTGGCAGCAAAATCTAAAGCATTAAAAGAATCCTCTGTGGCGGATAAAAACGCGCTCACAAAGAAAGTGGATAGCGTTAAGGAAAAAGTACAATCAGTGAAGGAGAATGCAAAGGCGACTGATGGTGCTTCCGTTAAAGAGACGATGCAAAAGAAAGCCGATGATGCAAAGGCTAAAGCAAAAGAGAAAGTAAACGATACGCAAGAGAAGATTAAGAAATCTGCAAAGGTGAATGTAAATAATGCGGATGCGGCGACCTTACAAAAACTTTCTGGCATTGGCGAGAAAAAGGCTCAGGCGATCATCGATTACCGCAATAAAGTGGGCAAAATCAAAAATGTAGCTGAGCTTTCAAAAATTGATGGATTAGGTGAAACTACCATTGAGAAAATTACCCCTTACTTAACTTTCTAA
- a CDS encoding MBL fold metallo-hydrolase produces the protein MNIEIIPVTSFQQNCSLIWDDEKNAAIIDPGGEAPRLIARIEELGLHLRTILLTHGHLDHVGAAEALKAHFDAQILGPASDDRFLFETLPQQAQMFGLPYIAPFEPDRFLDQEGEVLNVAGANFEILHLPGHTPGHIGFIEHEKKIAFTGDVLFQNSIGRTDFPRGDLSTLLASIRQKLFTLPGEMIVVAGHGPYTTIEREKAQNPFVK, from the coding sequence ATGAATATTGAAATTATTCCAGTCACCTCTTTCCAACAAAATTGCTCTCTGATTTGGGATGATGAAAAAAATGCAGCAATTATCGATCCTGGTGGTGAAGCCCCACGTTTGATAGCGCGTATTGAAGAATTAGGGCTGCATCTACGCACAATTTTGCTTACCCATGGCCATCTCGATCATGTCGGTGCCGCAGAAGCCTTGAAAGCGCATTTTGATGCGCAGATTTTAGGGCCAGCATCTGACGATCGATTTTTATTTGAAACGCTCCCACAGCAGGCGCAAATGTTTGGTTTACCTTATATTGCACCTTTTGAGCCGGATCGTTTTTTAGATCAAGAGGGTGAAGTGCTGAATGTTGCAGGTGCCAATTTTGAAATTCTACATTTGCCAGGGCATACCCCGGGGCATATCGGATTTATTGAGCATGAGAAAAAGATTGCGTTTACCGGTGATGTGTTATTTCAAAATAGCATTGGGCGTACTGACTTTCCTCGAGGCGATTTGTCGACTTTATTAGCCTCCATTCGCCAGAAATTGTTTACTCTGCCTGGGGAAATGATTGTGGTAGCTGGACATGGCCCATATACAACGATCGAACGTGAAAAAGCACAAAATCCATTTGTGAAATAA
- the xthA gene encoding exodeoxyribonuclease III — MKFISFNINGLRARPHQLEAIVEKYQPDVIGLQEIKVADDMFPYELVDNLGYHIFHHGQKGHYGVAFLTKQEPKAVRRGFPGDGEDAQKRIIMVDLETDFGLLTAINGYFPQGESRQHETKFPAKEKFYADLQRYIEQEHDSENPILIMGDMNISPSDLDIGIGEENRKRWLRTGKCSFLPEERQWYQRLYDYGLEDTFRKLNPTVNDKFSWFDYRSKGFDDNRGLRIDHILVNRQLAERCVDVGIALDIRAMDKPSDHAPIWAEFK, encoded by the coding sequence ATGAAATTTATTTCTTTTAATATTAATGGGTTACGAGCAAGACCCCACCAATTGGAAGCTATCGTAGAAAAATATCAACCCGATGTCATTGGTCTTCAGGAAATTAAAGTGGCTGATGATATGTTCCCCTATGAATTGGTTGATAATCTTGGGTATCACATTTTTCACCATGGCCAAAAAGGTCATTATGGCGTGGCATTTCTGACTAAGCAGGAGCCAAAAGCTGTTCGGAGGGGATTTCCCGGTGATGGAGAAGATGCACAGAAACGTATTATTATGGTGGATCTTGAAACCGATTTTGGTCTGTTGACCGCGATTAATGGCTATTTTCCACAAGGCGAAAGTCGTCAACATGAAACAAAATTTCCTGCTAAAGAAAAATTCTATGCTGATTTACAGCGTTATATTGAACAAGAACATGATTCAGAAAATCCTATTTTAATAATGGGAGATATGAATATTAGTCCATCCGATCTCGATATTGGTATTGGTGAAGAAAATCGTAAACGTTGGTTACGTACTGGAAAATGTTCTTTTTTACCGGAAGAGCGTCAGTGGTATCAACGTTTATATGACTATGGTTTAGAAGATACTTTTCGTAAATTAAACCCAACAGTTAATGATAAATTCTCTTGGTTTGATTATCGTTCGAAAGGATTTGATGATAATCGAGGATTGCGCATCGATCATATTTTAGTTAATCGTCAACTTGCCGAACGTTGTGTTGATGTTGGTATTGCGTTGGATATTCGGGCAATGGATAAACCATCTGATCATGCTCCGATTTGGGCTGAGTTTAAGTAA
- a CDS encoding TIGR01619 family protein produces MDMANWQNYRSTVNGMAAVFTANIEDIEKYHNQGLNQIVELTIPYQGDEDGLPAEPEYEILINRIFKILAQLSALPDVFFAGHFICNHQAKMHFYAKEPKLLQEVLQQIDFVENVTVQEDPNWDIYFDFLMASPLEIKLNATEEVLSLLTEKGRDLADTYLVEHSFHFDEEAKMFPFMDEFSLGQYSFSALKYSSQPLKIDDEELPFFLVKIEQEMPLDNNEIFELVQQFEQLALDFGGEYIGWECDDLLSDQTTLN; encoded by the coding sequence ATGGATATGGCAAATTGGCAGAATTATCGTTCAACCGTTAACGGTATGGCGGCAGTTTTTACGGCCAATATTGAGGATATTGAAAAATACCATAATCAAGGGCTAAACCAAATTGTTGAATTAACGATACCTTACCAAGGTGATGAGGATGGGTTACCCGCAGAGCCGGAATATGAGATTTTAATTAATCGGATTTTTAAGATTTTGGCACAATTATCGGCATTACCAGATGTTTTTTTTGCCGGTCATTTTATTTGTAATCATCAAGCTAAGATGCATTTTTATGCAAAAGAACCTAAATTGTTGCAAGAAGTTTTGCAACAAATTGATTTTGTGGAAAATGTGACAGTGCAGGAGGATCCCAATTGGGATATCTATTTTGATTTTCTAATGGCATCACCTTTAGAAATTAAATTAAATGCGACAGAAGAAGTGTTGAGTTTATTAACTGAAAAAGGACGGGATTTAGCGGATACTTATTTAGTGGAACATAGTTTTCACTTTGATGAAGAAGCGAAAATGTTTCCCTTTATGGATGAATTCAGTCTAGGGCAATATTCTTTTAGTGCATTAAAATATTCAAGCCAACCATTAAAGATTGATGATGAGGAACTTCCCTTCTTTTTGGTGAAAATAGAACAGGAAATGCCGTTGGATAACAACGAAATTTTTGAGTTGGTACAACAGTTTGAGCAATTGGCTCTGGATTTTGGTGGTGAGTATATTGGGTGGGAATGTGACGATTTATTGTCGGATCAGACAACTTTAAATTGA
- the sucA gene encoding 2-oxoglutarate dehydrogenase E1 component, producing MQYKAFDDWLASTALGGANQSYIEELYESYLTDPDSIDADWRAIFDALPKVSTTVEQPHSPVRDYFRRLAREHSSETVTVIDPEASAKLVKVLQFINAYRFRGHLEAHLDPLNYYRWKTSHVPELDYHYHGLTEQDLDETFNINHYVYKRDTIKLGELAHMLKETYCGSIGLEFMHVQDMEQKLWLQGKLESRLEKPLFSKEEKINLLNELTAADGLERYLGAKFPGAKRFSLEGSDAFIPLVKEIIRHSGQQGVTDVVFGMAHRGRLNMLVNVLGKRPEDLFDEFAGKHTTGERTGDVKYHQGFSSDFALGDERKMHLTLAFNPSHLEIVSPVVAGAVRARQTKHNDADRNRVLAVTVHGDSAVAGQGIVQETLNLSNTRGYSVGGTIRIVINNQIGFTTSNPRDTRSTEYCTDIAKMIQAPIIHVNGDDPEAVAFAARMAVEYRTLFKRDIFIDLISYRRHGHNEADEPLATQPMMYGIIKKHPTPRKVYADRLIAEGVITESEVTEMMNLYRDALDNGERVVAEWREMDVAKMDWLQYLDHDWTSPYHAAFPKERFVTLAKRVAEYPDALRAHPRVEKIYEDRKAMAAGDKLLDWGMAETMAYATLLDEGANVRLSGEDAGRGTFFHRHAVVHNQNDGTGYVPLTHLHANQGHFEVWDSVLSEESVLAFEYGYATTDPKTLTIWEAQFGDFANGAQIVIDQFISSGEQKWGRMCGLVMLLPHGYEGQGPEHSSARLERYLQLCAQQNMQVCIPSTPAQVYHMLRRQFLRKMRRPLIGISPKSLLRHPLAVSSMDELINGEFQNVIGEVDPLDPKKVKRVVLCAGKVYYDLLEQRRANAQQDVAIIRIEQLYPYPHDDVKAVLEPYSHVTDFVWCQEEPLNQGAWYCSKHNFESSLPDGVKLKYAGRPASASPAVGYVSLHTQQQKQLVADALSF from the coding sequence ATGCAATATAAAGCCTTTGATGACTGGTTAGCCAGTACAGCATTAGGTGGTGCTAATCAATCTTATATCGAAGAATTGTACGAGAGTTATTTAACCGATCCTGACTCTATTGATGCTGATTGGCGTGCGATTTTTGATGCATTACCAAAGGTATCAACCACAGTTGAACAACCACATTCGCCGGTGCGTGATTATTTCCGCCGTTTGGCTCGCGAGCACTCAAGTGAAACTGTGACGGTAATCGATCCTGAAGCCAGCGCGAAATTGGTAAAAGTTTTACAATTTATTAACGCTTATCGCTTTCGCGGCCACCTCGAGGCCCATTTAGATCCCCTCAATTACTACCGTTGGAAAACCTCCCATGTGCCTGAATTGGATTACCATTATCATGGCCTAACAGAACAAGATCTTGATGAAACTTTTAATATCAACCATTACGTCTATAAACGCGATACGATTAAATTAGGTGAATTGGCCCACATGTTAAAAGAGACCTATTGTGGCTCAATTGGTTTGGAATTTATGCATGTGCAGGATATGGAACAAAAACTTTGGTTACAAGGAAAGTTGGAAAGCCGTTTAGAAAAACCATTATTCAGTAAAGAGGAAAAAATTAATCTCTTAAATGAATTGACGGCAGCGGATGGGCTTGAGCGTTATCTTGGCGCAAAATTCCCGGGAGCAAAACGTTTTTCGCTAGAGGGGAGTGATGCCTTTATTCCATTGGTGAAAGAAATCATTCGTCATTCGGGACAGCAAGGCGTTACCGACGTTGTGTTTGGTATGGCGCACCGTGGACGTTTGAATATGTTGGTGAATGTCTTAGGTAAACGTCCTGAGGATTTATTTGATGAATTTGCCGGTAAACATACGACAGGGGAACGTACAGGGGATGTGAAATATCACCAAGGTTTCTCATCGGATTTCGCTTTGGGCGATGAACGTAAAATGCATTTAACTTTGGCATTTAACCCATCTCACCTAGAAATTGTCAGTCCGGTAGTTGCTGGAGCGGTACGCGCTCGCCAAACTAAACATAATGATGCTGATCGTAATCGTGTTTTAGCAGTTACGGTACATGGTGATTCAGCAGTTGCAGGACAAGGTATCGTGCAGGAAACCCTTAATTTATCCAATACTCGGGGTTATTCCGTCGGTGGTACGATACGTATTGTGATCAATAACCAAATTGGTTTTACCACTTCTAACCCACGTGATACTCGTTCTACGGAATATTGTACGGATATTGCAAAAATGATTCAGGCGCCAATTATCCATGTAAATGGTGATGATCCTGAAGCGGTGGCTTTTGCAGCAAGAATGGCTGTGGAATACCGGACATTATTTAAACGGGATATTTTTATTGATTTAATTTCTTATCGTCGTCATGGACATAATGAGGCGGACGAGCCATTGGCAACTCAACCAATGATGTACGGTATTATCAAAAAACATCCAACGCCACGCAAAGTATATGCAGATCGTTTAATCGCCGAAGGTGTTATCACTGAGTCAGAAGTGACAGAAATGATGAACTTGTATCGCGATGCTTTAGATAACGGTGAGCGTGTGGTTGCCGAATGGCGGGAGATGGATGTGGCTAAAATGGATTGGTTGCAATATCTCGATCATGATTGGACTTCTCCTTATCATGCCGCTTTCCCTAAAGAACGTTTTGTGACTTTGGCAAAACGTGTTGCTGAATATCCAGATGCGTTGCGTGCTCATCCTCGTGTAGAAAAAATCTATGAGGATCGCAAAGCAATGGCTGCCGGAGATAAATTACTGGATTGGGGGATGGCAGAAACAATGGCTTATGCCACTTTACTTGATGAAGGAGCTAACGTACGGTTATCTGGAGAAGATGCGGGACGAGGAACATTCTTCCATCGTCATGCCGTAGTTCATAACCAAAACGATGGTACAGGTTATGTTCCGTTAACACATCTACATGCGAATCAAGGTCATTTTGAAGTATGGGATTCGGTGCTTTCAGAAGAATCCGTATTAGCATTTGAGTATGGTTATGCCACTACCGATCCTAAAACCTTAACGATTTGGGAGGCTCAATTTGGTGATTTTGCCAATGGTGCTCAGATCGTAATTGACCAATTTATCAGTTCCGGTGAACAAAAATGGGGCAGAATGTGCGGTTTGGTTATGTTATTGCCACATGGCTATGAAGGCCAAGGTCCGGAACACTCCTCAGCCCGTTTAGAACGCTATTTGCAACTTTGTGCACAACAAAATATGCAGGTGTGTATTCCATCTACACCAGCGCAGGTTTACCACATGTTACGTCGTCAATTCTTACGTAAGATGCGACGTCCACTAATTGGTATTTCACCAAAATCCTTGTTACGTCATCCGTTAGCTGTTTCCTCAATGGATGAATTAATTAACGGTGAATTCCAGAACGTCATTGGTGAAGTTGACCCGTTGGATCCGAAAAAAGTTAAACGAGTTGTGCTTTGTGCAGGTAAAGTGTATTACGATTTATTGGAGCAACGCCGAGCAAATGCACAACAGGATGTTGCGATTATTCGAATTGAACAGCTATACCCTTATCCTCATGATGATGTAAAAGCGGTGTTAGAGCCTTATTCCCATGTAACTGATTTTGTTTGGTGTCAAGAAGAGCCACTTAACCAAGGGGCTTGGTATTGTAGTAAACATAACTTTGAAAGCTCTTTGCCTGATGGTGTGAAATTGAAATACGCCGGCCGTCCAGCATCAGCCTCTCCAGCCGTAGGCTATGTTTCATTACATACCCAACAACAGAAACAATTAGTCGCAGATGCACTTTCATTCTAA
- a CDS encoding YcbK family protein, which produces MEQIDRHRRKWLSLGGIVLGACALPNAAMAMVSTPKPRLLSFYNVNTGERLVGEYAANGGFNRTLLGKMDYFMRDRRTDQVRRMDPNLFLKFYRIQSALNLRNAEIQVICGYRSAATNAMRHRQSRGVASNSYHIKGQAIDFRINTVPLARLRQAAENLQSGGVGYYPHSNFVHVDTGPNRTWRGV; this is translated from the coding sequence ATGGAACAAATCGATCGGCATCGTCGTAAATGGCTTTCGCTCGGTGGCATTGTGTTGGGCGCGTGTGCCTTACCAAATGCGGCGATGGCCATGGTTTCGACGCCGAAGCCGCGCTTGTTAAGTTTTTATAATGTTAATACCGGTGAGCGATTGGTTGGTGAATATGCTGCTAATGGCGGGTTTAATCGTACGCTACTTGGCAAGATGGATTATTTTATGCGGGATCGTCGTACCGATCAGGTTCGCCGTATGGATCCGAATTTATTTCTAAAATTTTATCGTATTCAAAGCGCACTAAACTTACGTAATGCGGAAATTCAAGTAATTTGTGGTTATCGCAGCGCTGCGACTAACGCTATGCGTCATCGTCAAAGTCGCGGTGTAGCGAGCAACAGCTATCATATAAAAGGCCAAGCGATTGATTTTAGAATCAATACAGTCCCTTTGGCTCGTTTACGGCAGGCCGCAGAAAATCTGCAAAGTGGTGGCGTGGGATATTATCCGCACAGTAATTTTGTTCATGTGGACACCGGCCCGAACCGAACCTGGCGCGGTGTTTGA
- a CDS encoding L,D-transpeptidase family protein: MLKGTAKLSLLAVTLSVLSSGCALADWAKNQQSQPVAQQIDLSKLSPEERAKVEAEIAEDQKRLAAEKQAMLEMSLIHEIGEQQLQFKPLLAKLYADNKYQLLWQDKAAERQFLRDYAAFVASGISKRSGQSLEAIQQSEQLGGLTYDVLLTDAFLDYLYYAKNVSQQAQRWLYGSNGYKAQQPTAEQLNEWQTATQNKQLLEFVNSLSGTNRLYHQTLAALPSMISASGLSANGKKLALNAQRLRVIPDFQDGIFVNIPSYQLKYYRDGKVLLDSRVIVGKNARRTPVMYSRLSNVVVNPPWNAPTRLINEDILPKLKQDPGYALAHNYSILDSRGNVIDPYSIDWSSIGNKFPYRIRQAAGDSALGSYKFNMPSSDAIYLHDTPNHALFDKKDRALSSGCVRVDKSSQLADILLQEAGWSKDKINSVLASKKTTSASIRTNDPVFLYYVTAWIDNGRLQSLPDIYNYDSQANFNGINWSVVSKYL; this comes from the coding sequence ATGTTAAAAGGGACAGCAAAACTCAGCCTATTGGCCGTGACTTTATCGGTGTTGAGTAGTGGTTGTGCATTGGCCGATTGGGCTAAAAATCAACAATCTCAACCTGTAGCCCAACAGATAGATTTAAGTAAGCTAAGTCCGGAAGAACGGGCGAAAGTAGAAGCGGAAATCGCCGAAGATCAAAAACGTTTAGCAGCAGAAAAACAGGCAATGTTGGAAATGTCATTGATTCATGAAATCGGTGAACAGCAATTGCAGTTTAAACCTTTACTCGCCAAGCTTTATGCGGACAATAAATATCAATTGCTTTGGCAGGATAAAGCTGCTGAACGTCAATTTTTGCGTGATTACGCAGCCTTTGTTGCCTCTGGTATTTCCAAACGTTCCGGTCAATCATTGGAAGCGATTCAGCAATCTGAGCAGCTTGGTGGCTTAACTTACGATGTCTTGTTAACTGACGCCTTTTTAGATTATCTGTACTACGCTAAAAATGTTTCACAACAGGCACAACGTTGGTTATATGGTAGCAATGGTTATAAAGCCCAACAACCGACAGCAGAACAGCTCAATGAATGGCAGACGGCAACTCAAAATAAACAATTGCTTGAGTTTGTTAATAGCTTGTCTGGAACCAATCGCCTATACCATCAAACTTTAGCTGCTTTACCTAGTATGATTTCAGCTTCTGGGCTTTCTGCCAACGGTAAGAAACTCGCGCTTAATGCGCAACGTTTACGGGTAATTCCTGATTTTCAAGACGGTATTTTTGTGAATATTCCAAGTTACCAGTTGAAATATTATCGAGATGGTAAAGTGTTGTTGGATTCCCGCGTGATTGTCGGTAAAAATGCACGTCGTACACCGGTAATGTATAGCCGTTTAAGTAATGTGGTGGTGAATCCGCCTTGGAATGCACCAACCCGCTTAATTAATGAAGATATTTTGCCAAAATTGAAACAGGATCCGGGATATGCATTAGCGCATAACTATTCTATTTTGGATAGTCGTGGCAATGTAATTGATCCTTATTCGATCGATTGGAGCTCCATTGGCAACAAATTCCCGTATCGCATTCGTCAAGCAGCGGGGGATAGTGCATTAGGCAGCTATAAATTCAATATGCCAAGCAGTGATGCCATTTATTTACACGATACTCCGAATCATGCCTTGTTCGACAAAAAAGACCGTGCGTTGAGTTCCGGTTGTGTGCGGGTGGATAAATCATCACAATTAGCGGATATTTTATTGCAGGAAGCCGGCTGGTCTAAGGATAAAATCAATAGTGTTTTAGCCAGCAAAAAAACAACGTCTGCGTCAATTCGCACTAATGATCCGGTATTTTTATATTATGTGACGGCATGGATTGATAATGGCCGTTTGCAGTCATTACCGGATATTTATAACTACGATAGCCAGGCCAATTTCAATGGCATTAACTGGAGTGTGGTCAGCAAATATTTATAA